From the Acidovorax carolinensis genome, one window contains:
- a CDS encoding Bug family tripartite tricarboxylate transporter substrate binding protein codes for MIFRRCMLVALTTLPLVTWAAWPERPITIVVPAAAGGTTDIAARVLAEKMGKDLGTPIVVENKGGGGGSIGTAQVARAKPDGYTLLMGNIGPVAINFSLYKQLSYKESDLRGITNVISVPNILVVHADSPVRNVKELVSLAKTRRLNVSTSGVGQSPHMSSEMFRQKAGIDVTLVPFPGAAPAVTALLGQQVDFMIDNLPSSMPHIKAGKFRALAITSGARSAQLPDVPTMTEAGVPMQVTAWFGLLAPAGTPDALVDRLQQSARKVMQTPEVRQRFAELGGVPGGETPAEYDAFIAQERKSWAQIVKAAGLSLE; via the coding sequence ATGATTTTTCGACGCTGCATGCTGGTCGCCCTGACCACCCTGCCTTTGGTCACCTGGGCCGCCTGGCCCGAGCGGCCCATCACCATCGTCGTGCCGGCCGCCGCAGGCGGCACCACCGACATCGCGGCGCGCGTGCTGGCCGAGAAGATGGGCAAGGACCTGGGCACCCCCATCGTCGTGGAGAACAAGGGCGGGGGCGGCGGCAGCATCGGCACCGCGCAGGTGGCGCGCGCCAAGCCCGACGGGTACACGCTGTTGATGGGCAACATCGGCCCGGTGGCCATCAACTTCAGCCTCTACAAGCAGCTCAGCTACAAGGAGAGCGACCTGCGCGGCATCACCAACGTGATCTCCGTGCCCAACATCCTGGTGGTGCATGCCGACTCGCCCGTGCGCAACGTGAAGGAGCTGGTCAGCCTGGCGAAGACGCGCCGCCTGAACGTCTCCACCTCGGGCGTCGGGCAGTCGCCCCACATGTCCTCGGAAATGTTCCGCCAGAAGGCGGGCATTGACGTGACCCTGGTGCCCTTTCCCGGCGCGGCTCCGGCCGTGACGGCGCTGCTGGGGCAGCAGGTGGATTTCATGATCGACAACCTGCCCAGCTCGATGCCGCACATCAAGGCCGGCAAGTTCCGTGCCCTGGCCATCACCAGCGGCGCGCGCTCCGCGCAACTGCCTGATGTACCCACCATGACCGAAGCCGGCGTGCCCATGCAGGTCACGGCCTGGTTCGGCCTGCTGGCGCCGGCCGGCACGCCCGACGCGCTGGTCGATCGCCTGCAGCAATCCGCACGCAAGGTCATGCAGACGCCCGAGGTGCGCCAGCGTTTTGCAGAGCTGGGCGGCGTGCCCGGCGGCGAGACGCCGGCCGAGTACGACGCCTTCATCGCCCAGGAGCGCAAGAGCTGGGCCCAGATCGTCAAGGCGGCAGGTCTGTCCCTCGAATAA
- a CDS encoding PPK2 family polyphosphate kinase, with protein sequence MSKSPFQSNDKSLAKRWAAWQPRPANGSGAKPVSLKDFDPDATPFMDGEKAQGKEDVQALAIELDALQNLLYADRRYKLLVLLQGTDASGKDGTVRGVFGSMSALGVHAVGWKAPTEPERAHDYLWRIHQQVPGAGELTVFNRSHYEDVLVPVVNGWITPEQHRQRLAHINDFERMLSETGTVIVKFMLHIGYEEQRERLQERLDDPAKHWKFDMGDIAVRKQWADYQKAYETLLSATHTPWAPWTIVPANSKTHRNLMIATVLREVLQNLDLKYPPGDPALEHFTVE encoded by the coding sequence ATGAGCAAATCCCCTTTTCAAAGCAACGACAAGTCCCTGGCCAAGCGCTGGGCCGCGTGGCAGCCCCGGCCGGCCAATGGCTCCGGTGCCAAGCCGGTCTCGCTGAAGGATTTCGACCCCGACGCCACGCCGTTCATGGACGGTGAAAAGGCGCAGGGCAAAGAGGACGTGCAGGCCCTGGCGATTGAGCTCGATGCGCTGCAGAACCTGCTGTACGCCGACCGGCGCTACAAGCTGCTGGTGCTGCTGCAGGGCACCGATGCCTCGGGCAAGGACGGCACCGTGCGCGGTGTGTTTGGCAGCATGAGCGCCCTGGGGGTGCACGCCGTGGGCTGGAAGGCGCCCACCGAACCCGAACGCGCGCACGACTACCTGTGGCGCATCCACCAGCAGGTGCCGGGCGCCGGCGAGCTGACGGTGTTCAACCGCAGCCACTATGAAGACGTGCTGGTGCCGGTGGTCAATGGCTGGATCACGCCCGAGCAGCACCGCCAGCGCCTGGCCCACATCAACGACTTCGAGCGCATGCTCAGCGAAACCGGCACGGTCATCGTGAAGTTCATGCTGCACATCGGTTACGAGGAGCAGCGCGAGCGCCTGCAGGAGCGCCTGGACGACCCCGCCAAGCACTGGAAATTCGACATGGGCGACATCGCCGTGCGCAAGCAGTGGGCCGATTACCAGAAGGCCTACGAAACGCTGCTGTCGGCCACGCACACCCCCTGGGCGCCCTGGACCATCGTGCCGGCCAACTCCAAGACCCACCGCAACCTGATGATTGCCACCGTGCTGCGCGAGGTGCTGCAGAACCTGGACCTGAAGTACCCGCCGGGCGACCCGGCGCTGGAGCATTTCACGGTGGAGTGA
- a CDS encoding PACE efflux transporter gives MQGPWRRVLFVTLYELIAIVVATYGLAVLTGQSAAHSSVASVVASAIAVLWNVLFNWAFERWESRQRVRGRSVARRVAHAIGFEGGLVFTLVPLFAWWFNVSLWEAFVMDLALIVFFLCYTFVFNLAFDRVFGLPASAQPAAG, from the coding sequence CTGCAGGGCCCGTGGCGCCGCGTGCTTTTCGTCACGCTGTACGAGCTGATCGCCATCGTGGTGGCCACCTATGGACTGGCGGTGCTCACGGGTCAAAGCGCGGCCCATTCCAGCGTGGCCTCTGTGGTGGCCTCGGCCATTGCCGTGCTGTGGAATGTGCTGTTCAACTGGGCTTTTGAGCGCTGGGAATCGCGCCAGCGCGTGCGCGGGCGCAGCGTGGCGCGCCGTGTGGCCCATGCGATCGGCTTCGAGGGCGGGCTGGTGTTCACGCTGGTGCCGCTGTTTGCCTGGTGGTTCAACGTGAGCCTGTGGGAGGCCTTCGTGATGGACCTGGCGCTCATCGTTTTCTTTCTTTGCTACACCTTTGTCTTCAACTTGGCGTTTGACCGTGTGTTTGGCCTGCCGGCATCGGCACAGCCGGCAGCAGGCTGA
- a CDS encoding Glu/Leu/Phe/Val family dehydrogenase, with protein sequence MTLSTGTPRSTATAHTLPSYLDPNHLGPWGNYLQQVDRVTPYLGNLARWVETLKRPKRILIVDVPIEMDDGTIAHFEGYRVQHNLSRGPGKGGVRFHQDVTLSEVMALSAWMSIKNAAVNVPYGGAKGGIRVDPKTLSMGELERLTRRYTSEIGLLIGPSKDIPAPDVNTNGQIMAWMMDTYSMNTGATATGVVTGKPVDLGGSLGRVEATGRGVYTVGVEAARLTGLPIEGARLAVQGFGNVGGTAGKLFAEAGAKVVAVQDHTGTIFNRNGLDVPALLAHVKARGGVGGFAGADALANEDFWAVDCEILIPAALEGQITKDNAGQIKAKMVIEGANGPTTTEADDILHDKGVLVLPDVIANAGGVTVSYFEWVQDFSSFFWSEDEINARLVRIMQEAFAGIWQVAQEHKVSLRTATFIVACQRILHAREMRGLYP encoded by the coding sequence ATGACGCTTTCCACCGGAACGCCCCGCAGCACCGCCACCGCCCACACCCTGCCGTCGTACCTCGACCCCAACCACCTCGGTCCCTGGGGCAATTACCTGCAGCAGGTGGACCGCGTCACGCCGTACCTGGGCAACCTGGCGCGCTGGGTGGAGACCCTCAAGCGCCCCAAGCGCATCCTGATCGTGGACGTGCCGATCGAGATGGACGACGGCACCATCGCCCACTTCGAGGGCTACCGCGTGCAGCACAACCTGAGCCGCGGCCCCGGCAAGGGCGGCGTGCGCTTTCACCAGGACGTGACGCTGTCGGAAGTGATGGCGCTGTCGGCCTGGATGTCGATCAAGAACGCTGCGGTGAACGTGCCCTACGGCGGTGCCAAGGGCGGCATCCGCGTCGATCCGAAGACGCTCTCGATGGGTGAACTGGAGCGCCTCACGCGCCGCTACACCAGCGAGATCGGCCTGCTGATCGGCCCGTCCAAGGACATTCCTGCGCCCGACGTGAACACCAACGGCCAGATCATGGCCTGGATGATGGACACGTACTCCATGAACACCGGTGCCACCGCCACCGGCGTGGTCACGGGCAAGCCGGTGGACCTGGGCGGCTCGCTCGGCCGCGTCGAAGCCACCGGCCGCGGCGTGTACACCGTGGGCGTGGAAGCCGCCCGGCTGACCGGCCTGCCGATCGAAGGCGCACGCCTCGCTGTGCAGGGCTTCGGCAACGTGGGCGGCACCGCGGGCAAGCTGTTTGCCGAAGCCGGCGCCAAGGTGGTGGCCGTGCAGGACCACACCGGCACCATCTTCAACCGCAACGGCCTCGATGTGCCCGCCCTGCTGGCCCATGTCAAGGCACGCGGCGGCGTGGGCGGCTTTGCCGGCGCCGACGCCCTGGCCAATGAGGACTTCTGGGCGGTGGACTGCGAGATCCTGATCCCGGCTGCGCTGGAAGGCCAGATCACCAAGGACAACGCGGGCCAGATCAAGGCCAAGATGGTGATCGAGGGCGCCAACGGCCCCACGACAACCGAGGCAGACGACATCCTGCACGACAAGGGCGTGCTGGTGCTGCCCGACGTGATCGCCAACGCCGGCGGCGTGACGGTGAGCTACTTTGAATGGGTGCAGGATTTCTCCAGCTTCTTCTGGAGCGAGGACGAGATCAACGCCCGCCTGGTGCGCATCATGCAAGAGGCTTTTGCCGGCATCTGGCAGGTGGCCCAGGAGCACAAGGTGAGCCTGCGCACCGCCACCTTCATCGTGGCCTGCCAGCGCATCCTGCATGCGCGCGAAATGCGCGGGCTGTATCCCTGA